Part of the Labrenzia sp. PHM005 genome is shown below.
GAAACTCTTGTAGAGACCTTGCAGAATTTTTTCTCCTGCCAACGCAAGGTCTAAATCCGCCGCCCCTAAGTAAACGAGAGACGCCAGGATGATGGAATATCCAATCGGCGTACCGATCCCGGCCAACCCGAAGAGGGTGACCAGACAGAGGGCAAGTTCCATACTCATACCGCTTCGTCTCCGTGCTGAATGGAGGGCGGTTCATGGTCATGCCCGGGAATGTCGTGCTCGCCGCTTGGTGGTCCGTGGCGCAGAATGTCGATAAAGCGCCAAGAATAGCGGATTATGATGGCAATCATGAATATGAGGTAGATGGAGAAGATCGTGCGTAAGGGGATTTTCTTGCCAGTAAGCGGGTTTTCGACTGTTGTGGTCTTCCGGATTTTCATCCAGTCGATGTAGTCCCAAGTCGGCAGGAAGGACCAAGCCATTCCGGCAACAATGGATGCAGCAGCGATCAGGGCAAGGGTTTTTTGGCCGCGGCGAGGCATCGCCAGATAGAGTATGTCGAAGGTGACGTGGTCTTTCTCGTGCACGATGAAGGCATTGCCGAAAAACACAATCCAAACCCACAGGATCAAGCAAAGCTCAAGTGTCCAACCAAAAGGCGTGACAAGTACATACCTTGAAAAAATCTGGAGCAAGAATGTGAAGAACATCGCCGCAAGCATGGCCGCGGCGACCCCTTCAGCCCCACAGGTGAACCAAGTCGAAATGCGTTTCATATCAGCTCTCCTGCGGGGACGAGTACCTGATTACTTGCCGAGTGCGTTGATCTTTTCCAGAACTCCTTCCGGCCATGTGGCCGCGAATTCACTTTCAAGATACATGGACTGAACCTGGTTGCGGAACGCATCAAGATCCGGCTCGTAGATCGCCATGCCCTGCTCTTCCAGGAAGGCGACAAGTTCCTGTTCTTTTTGCAATTGCGCTTTGCGCCCGGCCTCTGCGGCTGCGTCAGCTGCCTTTTGGACAGTAGCCTGCTGGTCAGGTGTCAGATTGTTAAAAACCTCTGCATTGATGGCAATGTAGTTCAAATCGACGAGGTGCGACGTCAGGATGATCTGATTTGTCACTTCGTAAAACTTTGCATCCACCACTGTAGGAAGTGGATTGTCCTGGCCATCAACCGCCCCTGCCGAAAGGGCTGTATAGACTTCAGCAAATGCCATCGGGGTTGGGGATGCTCCCAGCGCCTTGCCTAGGAATTGCCAAGCGTCCGTGCCAGGCATGCGCAGATTCACACCTGCCAGGTCTGCTGGTGTTTTCACCGTTAGTTCGTCTTTGGATTGCCGGAGGTTCACCTGACGGCGCCCAAGATACATCACTGACAGGAGTTTCACGCCAAGCTCTTCTTCAGCCTTCTGCTTGAAGGCATCCATCAGTTCATCATTGAAGACAGCAACCTGGTGGGCAGCGTCCTGATGGACATAACCTGCGGTAAAAATTGAAAACTCAGGGAAAAACTGCGCAAGCTCCTGGGCTGATGCGATCGACATCTCCAAATTGCCACGGCTGATAGCATCCAATTCAGTGCCTTGGGCAAAAATGGTGCCATTGTAACTCGGCTGGTAGTCAGCAAATTCGGCCACCATGGGTCCAAATACATCGCGCATGGCGACGGAACGTTGATCGGTTTCCGACCCGGATGTAGCCAGGCGCAGCTGTACTTTGTCAGCAGCTAAGCCAGCAGCGGAACTACCAGCGAGTACCCCAGCAGCAACAAAAGCCGAAAGCGCGGCCCGGCGCGTAAAATACGTGATCATCTCTTCCTCCTTGAGATTTCTATATTCACTGTTCAATTTTGAGCATGCCTGACTATTTTTGTTTTGCAAGATATTTTTAAAAATATCGGATATTTTATCAAACTACCGTCCGATACGCCTCCACATCCGAAGCGGTGAGATCTTGAATATCCAACCGGGTGCGGTGTTTGGCTGAGAGCTGAATGGTTTCGATCACCTGTAGTGTTCGCAATCCTTCCTGCCCGGAAACAAGCGGGATCGCTTTCTTCATAATCACGTCCTTGAAATGAGCGATCTGGTTGACGAGAGGATCAGATGCCGCGCGCGTTAATGTCGTTGATGAAAGTGGTGTCCACCAATCTTGCCGCCTATCCAGGTGTGACCAGAGCCGAAGATCGGGCAGCGAAAGAGACCCTTCCGAACCGCCTATGAGGTAACAACTTTCTGGAATCGGCGGATATTGAGGGTTCTCGCGAGAGGTAAACTCCCAGCTCCACGGCGCCACCACACTGTCGGAAACAGATATGGTTCCAATCACACCATTGCTGAACTCCAAGATTGCGCTTGCAACATCTTCATTTTCGAACCCTCGGACAGAGGGGGCAGCAACAGCATGCACCGCAGTCACCTCACCGCAAAGATAGCGGATCAGATCAATGTCATGGACCAAGTTCACAGAAACCGGACCGGCTCCATTACGTTTCCGCCAGGGGGCCGCCTCAAAATAGTGATCAGGTTTGTAGAACCAGCAAGTACCCTGAACCGCGCGGATAGTACCAATCAACCCGCCGTCGAGAGCTTCCTTTGCCTTCTGAATGAGAGGATTGTGCCGCCGGTGATGACCGACAAGAAGCGGTATGTCCCGAGCTCTGGCCATCTGCACAAGCGCTAAAGCTTCCTTTGTGGAAGCACCAATCGGCTTTTCAACCAGAACAGGACATTTGTTTTCGATACATGTGATCGCCTGTTCGACATGTAACAGCGTCGGTGTTGCAAGAATAACACCGTCCAACTGGACGCTCTTAAACATGCCATGAATTGTCTCAAAACATGGGATTCCCATTCCCACGGCGGCATCTTGGCCACTTTCGTTCGGATCGGCCACTGCGACCAGTTCAACATCCGGAACAAGAGCTACTGCATCTGCGTGACGTTTGCCCACCAAGCCGAGACCGACAATGGCGAGTCGTAAAGTTGATTGCACTTAAGGCTCCTATGCACCTGTATCTTGTGCGGTCGCCAGCTTTCGACTGTCGCCGGATCAATGTCGCTGATGTTAGGGACAAACAATATGATTTGCAATAATATCTGATATTTTTATTTTTTACTTACATTTCTGGAATTTGCCCTACAGAATCGAATATGGTAAATGCAGGACGATTTTCATTTCATCGGCAAAAAAATGATACAGCAGACACCCGCGACAATCGGATCCAGCACCTATCAGAAGATCAAACACGACATTATCTTCGGCGAACTCGAGCCCGGTTCAAAACTGAAACTCGAAGCCCTCAAGCAACGCTATTCAACCAGTCCCTCGACTTTGCGTGAAACCTTAAGCCGTCTGGCAAGCGAAGGTTTTGTTGAAGCTCCTGAGCAGCGCGGATTTCGGGTGACACCCGTTTCGAAGGAGGACTTGGTCGAAATCGGAGGGCTTCGTGTTCTCCTGGAATGTCACGCTTTGAAACTGTCCGTCGAAAACGGCGACACGGATTGGGAGGGCAATCTTGTGGCCGCGCATCATAAATTGCATCTGATGGAGCAGAAAATGCTCGCTGGTGATGAGAGCGAAAAGGAAACCTGGAAACGCTATGACTGGGAATTTCACCTTGCCATGATCCAGGCTTGCAACAACGCCAACCTGCTTTCGCTGCATGCAATCATGTATGACAAGTATCTGCGCTACCAAATGCTCGTGTTAACCTATCGCGGTGAAATAGCGGCCAAAGAACACAAGGATATGTTTGAAGCAGCCCTTGCAAGAGACACAAAAGCCGCCTGCAAGATGCTCGAAAGTCATATTAACAATGGCGTAGAGCACACGCTTGCTGCGATGAGCTAGATACTAAAACCAGCCAGTGGCAGGGTAACAAATAAGCGTCTGCTTTGGGCCGGGAAATGGCGGGAAGGGAAAACTTGGTCACGGTCTCGCAAGGCGGGAAACCGTCGTTCGCTGCTGAAGGCGCCAAGGTCAGCAATGCGCTCCCCCATACCGCTCGAAGCTCATAAGCAGTTGAGCATTGTAGTGGCTAACCCTGTTCCGGACCTTCAGATAAATAGCAATCTCTGACCCGAACTATCAGTTTGTAGTTTCGAGAAAACTTGGGCTCCCGAACATTCGTTTCCCGCTACATTAGAATTGTTGTTAAGTCGGGAATCTTATGCCTTACTACGTGCTTGATCGATCATATTGCGACCGCAGATGAACTGGGCGGATCCGTTTGGCAATGAAACGCTATTTTCCGAAAAGATTCCGTAAAATACCGGAATATCTGACAATTCTGTCTCTTCTGCCCTTTTTTTTATCCGGGTCAGTTGCCGCCGGGAATTTATATTCTGACGGCCTCTCGAATCACAATTTTGATGTTGGCGCGATTGCGCAGCTGAAGAAGTACCTCGCTGATGTCGATGCGCGAGAAAAACGGCAATCCAACCGTGATCCAAGCCTTATCCTGGCCGCAGGTGAAAACGACCCGCTGTTATTAGAAACTGACGAAGCGGGGCTGGAGAGTTCCGACAGCCAGGACACTGAGGATGATCTCCTTCTGGAACCGGAAGCCGAAAACGACGGCCTCCTGGTTTCGGATGACGATGAATTGTTGACTGACGAAGATTCACTTCTGGCAGACGACGATGACGACAGTCTTCTGGAATCGGATGACGGACTGCTGATCGCCGATGATGATGATGACGATCTGCTGACGGTTGACGGCGAAAGCGCCACGGAGTCAGTCGAGGGCAAAAAGAAAGAAGAGCAGGCGGCAAAACGCCGATCAGCAAACGAGGAACATGAAAAACTGTTCCTGGAGAGCAAATATCCCTCTGCCAATACCTGTGCGACCTGTCATCCGAAACAATATGAAGAATGGTCTGTGTCGCAGCATGCCTATGCGCAGTTAAGCCCGATCTACATGGCGATGCAGACCACCATCAACATGAAGACCAGTGCTACGAACGGAGACTTCTGCATCCGCTGTCACAATCCGGTCGGGATGAACATTGGAGAGTCGCTCTATGTTTCAAATTTGGAGCGTACACCGACATCCCGCGAGGGCATAACCTGTGTTGCCTGTCATCGGGTGAACAGAAATTATGGCAAGATTAGTGGCCGCTTTGCGCTTGAAGAAGGCGATGTTTTTTCGCCCGTTTATGGCCCCAAAGGCGGTGCGGAGCTGGCACGGGTTTTGAGCAAGCCTGAAGAATATCGGGTGTCCCAATCCCAGGATGATCCGGGGCGGAGCATTCACACCGAAGCAAACCAATTTTTTGCACTGACGAAACCTGGGTTCTGTGGCACTTGCCATGATGTGACGCTGTTTAACGGCTTTCGTCTGGAAGAAGCCTTTGCCGAATACAAGCAGTCACCAGCCGCAAAGCGTGGTGAGACTTGCCAGGATTGCCACATGGGCAAAATCCAGGGCGTTGCCTCGGGATATGATTATGGCCCTGCAGCCGTCGTCGGAGATGTGCCGACCCGCAATCGGAAATTGACCAATCATTTCTTTGCTGGCCCGGATTACTCGGTGATCCATCCCGGTATCTTTCCGCACAATGTTGAAGCGGCCGAATTCAAAACACTCAAGGAATGGCTCCAGTTCAACTATAAGGCGGGTTGGGGAACGGACAAATTTGAAGACCGGATAACCGACAGTTACAAGTTTCCGAAAGCCTGGGAATCCATCGATGACCGTTATGATGCGCGGGAGATCCTCAAGGTTCAATTTGAACGTTTGGCCAAAGCTCGTAGGCTGCGTGAGCAAGTGTTGCGCAACGGTTTCAAACTCAGTGACATCACCATTTTGAACAATACAAATGGCAAGTTGTCATTTTCCGTCGATGTTAGCAGTGGCACCGATGGTCATGGTGTGCCGACAGGATTTGACGCCGAGCGTCTCATTTTCCTTGAGGTGACGGTAAAGGACAGCCGCGGTAATGTTGTATTTGTCTCCGGGGACCGTGACCCTAATGGCGATGTGAGAGATGCGCACTCTCTTTATGTCCACAACGGCGAACTGAAATTGGACAAGAACCTGTTCAGCCTTCAATCGAAATTTGTTGTCAGATTGTTGCGCGGCGGCGAAAGAGAACAGGTTCTGGCGGTCAATACATCCTCTGATGTACTGCCATTTGTGCGTCCGGAGCGCCGCGCGACAACAATTTATGGTCGGCCACGAGGTGCTCGAAAACATAAGCAAAACCTAGAACCCGGAGCCAGCCGGACTGCAAAATACAAGGTGCCTTCCAATAAACTCAAAAAGGGCGAGCGCTATACAGTATCGGTCAAACTGGTCTCCCAGATGGTGCCAGTCAACCTGATTGCAGCAATTCAGGGAGCCGGCTTCGACTACGGAATGAGCCCGGCTCAAATCGCTCGAGAAGTTGTGAAGGGCAGTTCCGTTTTGTGGTCCAGAAAAACGTCGGTGAAACTGAAATGAGCCGAGTTTTGATCAGGGCAGTCCGGCAAAGGTCCAAGGGTCTCCTGACCGCGCTGTCGCTTGCGGGGCTATCTATTCTCACAAGCGGTCAGCCTTCAGTGGCAGCTGGCAGTGCGCTAAGTGAAAAGCCGATCAGGCTTTTGACTGAAGAGGAAGTTCGCAAGGGCAAACGGAATGACGCTCACCACAGCAGTGAGTTGAGCGAAGCGCCGGCTCCATTGCTTCCCGAAGCCAAACAACCAAAACCGACGCCACCGATATTCGAGCGGGGTGAGAAGTTTCTTGCTGCGGGAAACCTCAACCCGGGTATTGAGCTGCCGACAGGGGCGATCTGGCAACCGTCTCTTTGGGTGTTCGGGGACTACCGGACCAGCATCGGACATTTTGCAAATGGCAACACCAATAGCAGGCAATACTGGGCAAACCGCCTGGACATTTTCGTAAACCTAAAACTCACACCCACCGAGCGTATTTTGCTTGGGTTTTCGCCGCTGTCTGATGGTGGAAACCATACTGGCTTGCTTTACACCGATGCCGATGGGCTTGAGTTCAACAATGCGCTCAACCCGTACATTACAACCTTGTTTTTTGAAGGTGAGTTCGGGGAGATATTCCCAAATCTCGATCCGGACGACTCCAAGAGCTACGATTGGGGATTTTCAATTGGTCGGCAGCCAATCCTGTTTCAGGAAGGCATTATGATCAATGACTCGATCGATGCTATCGGGATTACGCGTGACACCATCGTCATCCCAGGTCTCACGCCGGATATGCGCGCCACAGCTCTGGTCGGTCTGCATAACATTCGCCGCAACAACAACGTTCTGGATCATGGAGCCATGTTGTTCGGTCTCTTCACAGAAACAGACCTTAGAAAGAGCACCGTCAATCTCGATGCCGCCTATGTCTTCAGTAACGATTCCAGCGGAGGAGATGGGCTCTATTTCGGAGCATCGGCAACGCAGCGCATTGGGCATTTCAACACGTCCTTCAGAGTGAATACATCAACAGCTCTAGACAATCGTGGTTCTGCAGTAAATGACGGCGTTTTACTGTTTTCGGAAGTTTCCAGAACAGCCACTGGGTCTAACAACGTTTATTATGGAAACTTGTTTTGGGGCTTGGGAAATTACACATCAGCTGCCCGTGACAAGGGAACTGGTGGCCCGCTCGGACGTGTCGGCGTGTTGTTCGCCGCCCCTCAAGTAAGCCTTGGGGGCGCGGCGCTTTCCAATAGAGCGGACCATGCGTTTGGTGGGTCATTTGGTCATCAGATGTTTTTCAATGAAGACAAAACCCAGCTGACCCTCGAGATTGGCGGTAGAAAAGACACGGACGGTTCAGGTCAAGGGGCTGCCGCGATCGGCGGCCAGTTTCTTCATGCGCTGAACAATCGAACCAGTCTTCAGGTTGATGGCTTTGTTTCGGCAAATGAGAACCGTCGCGCCGGAACCGGATTTCGTATGGAACTGAGGACAAGGTTCTGATGAAAAACCAAGACCAGGCTCATTTCAGCAAAGAGTGCCCTGCATGATTCAGGTGTTGCAGATCGGCGGCGGGTTGGTTCTCCTAACGGTCTTAGTGCAAGGATGCCTGGCGGTTTATGGACAGTTCTCCCGAATTGTTCAGGAAAGGCGAATGGCGGCGAAACGACTGGAGCAGTTTCAAAGCCAGGCGAAAAACATATTTCAACAAGCTGAACTGGATCGTAGTACGTCCGAGCTCACCTGGTCGGGCAAGCGGAAATTCAGGATCGTTTCAAAAATTCCAGAAAATAAAAGCGGCGATATCTGCTCGTTTTATCTAGCGCCCCATGACGGCGGCAGCTTGCCCCCCTTTAGTCCTGGCCAGTTTCTGACTTTCGAGCTTCAAATTCCAGGGCAAGCAAAACCTGTTGTTCGTTGTTACTCCTTGTCCAACAGTCCTGCGAATTTGAAAACGTACCGGGTGTCAATCAAACGAATTCCGCCACCGCCGGATGCATCGATCAACCTGCCTGCTGGCTTGTCATCCGGGTTTTTCCATTCAAGCCTGAATGAGGGCGATGTCGTCGATGTCCTTGCGCCAAGTGGTCAGTTCGTTCTCAATCTTCGGTCCGAAAGACCAGTTGTCCTTATTGCAGGTGGTGTTGGTCTAACGCCGATTCTGTCCATGTTAAAATGGCTCTCCGATAAGAACAGCCATCGGGAAACCTGGATATTCTATGCTGTGCGCAATGGTGAAGACATTGCGTTTCGGGATGAAATCCGGAAAATCATTACTCAGCACGACAACTTCCATGCTGTTTTTGCCTACAGTCGGCCGACTGAGGAGTGTGTTGAAGGTGTAGATTTTGATTGTGCCGGGTTTGTTACGACAGACCTTCTTAAGCAATATCTGAACTCATCCAACTACGAATTCTATATCTGCGGCCCGCCGCCGATGATGGAAATGCTGACAGCGCAACTAAGCGACTGGGGCGTGCCGGATGAAGATATCAATTTCGAAGCATTTGGACCCGCATCGGTCAAAAAAACCCAACATGTCAGTTCCGAACAAGATACCGGCGATAAAGAGCTTACTGTCGAATTCGCTAGATCAGGAAAATCAGTCACCTGGACTGCAGCAAATGGTACAATTCTGGATCTCGCAGAAGAGAATGGCGTTACGATAAACTGCGGATGTAGAGCCGGAAATTGTGGAACATGCGCGACGGCAGTTAAGAGCGGAAATGTGTCTTATGTTGCAAAATCTGCAAGCACACCTGCGCAAGGAACCGCTCTCGTTTGTATTGCTCGGCCGGAGGGAGATCTGGTGTTGGATGCTTAGAATGCTTGCAGATTAGCCATGCTGTAATTGATTTATTGGGGGAGAGATTATGTTTGAGGCGCTTCTGGTCCGGGCGACCAAATTCTGGTTGCTCAAGTTCTTTGCGGCTGCAGTTCTTGTTGGCGTGAGCGGAGCTGGGGCCATAGCCAATCCGGATATGATTGTCGGACCGAATGAATGTGCGGAGTGCCACAAGAAGGAGACTTCGGCTTGGCAAAACACGCATCACTTCTCGACTTTCAGAGAGTTGCCAAAGAGTAAGGAAGCCAAGGAAATCGCCGGAAAAATGGGCGTTAAGCGCCTGAAAGCAGACAGTCTTTGCCTGGGATGTCATTTCACGGTTAAAACCGAGAAGGACAAACCGAAAGCGATTTCAGGTATCTCCTGCGAATCTTGCCACGCGCCAGGCAAGGACTGGTACAAATTGCATTCCGGCTTTAGCGGGAAAAAAGAAGGCCAGGAGAGCAAAGAAGAAATCGCGTCCAGATGGGAAAAGTCGGAAGCCGCCGGCATGATCCGACCTTCAATGACTTATGCGCTGGCGAAAAACTGTTTCAGCTGTCATCTCGTGCCAAATGAGGAGTTGGTCAACAAAGGTGGACATGCGGCAGGGAGCCCGTTTGAACTGGTAAGCTGGTCCCAAGGCGAAGTACGGCACAATTCCTGGTACAACAAAGGCAAAGGCAATCCCGAAGCATCTCTGGAAAGAAAGCGGATGCTCTTTTTGGTCGGGCGGATTGTGGAACTGGAAACCGCTTTGATCGGCGTCAGCAAGGCGACGGTGAAAAAAGACTACGCTCTCAAGATGGCAAAACGGGCCAGCAATGCTCGAAAGGCTATGGGAAGTCTCGCAAAGCTATTGCCGGATGCACCCGAGCTGGCGGAGATTGCAAATGTCGCAAAGGCTGCAAAACTGAAACTCAACAATGAAGATGCCCTGGTGGAAACTGCGGGGAAGATTTCCGTGTTGGGATTAAAATTTGCGCAGACCTACGATGGCTCGACCTTCGGTGCGATAGATAAATACATTCCCAAGTCAGACAAATTCAAAGGGAAGCCTACGAACTAGAAAGTAAGGCTTGGGAGGGCGTGAACTTGTCTCTTGAACAGCGTGATGAGCGCAACAGGCGTTGGGATACAACGTTTGGAGAAGAGCCGTTGGACAGTGCAGCTGTTGCGCGGGTTCTGGCTCTTCCCGCATTTGCTGATGTCCAAGCAGACAGTTTTCCCGCGCATCTTAGTCTGGAAGCACTAATTGCGAACGAGGGCCGTATTCGAACCTGCAAGCGCGGAGAGGTCATCCTGCGCCAAGGAGATTATGGAAATTCCCTTTTCATAATTCTGTCAGGTTCCGTGATAGGCGTGAATGATCCAGACGTAACAGGGAAGACGGCCGGAAGGCGTTCAAAAAAAACGGCTTCATGGAAGCGGTCGTTGGCACAATTGTTTGCGGCCTACCGGCCTCCAGAGTATCGCCGTGCGAGAAGCCTTGGTGCCAATGACCGGAGGTCACGCGGGGCTGCGGGCAACACCTACCAGTTTGAAGGCATCACTGCTGTTGATGTTGATGAACTGCAGGTGCGCTATACGACTTTCTCCTTTGAAGCCCCTCAAATGTTTGGTGAACTGGCAGCTCTGACACGCAGCCCCAGAAGCGCAACCATATTTGCTGCTGAAGACGATACGCTTTTGTTTGAGATGAGCTGGCAAGGATTGCGTGAAATCCGTGATTGGTCCGAGAGTTTTCGTCAGCAAATAGATAGTCTCTATCATGAACGCGGTCTGGTCATTCGCCTCAGGGAATGTCCGGTCTTCGATCATGTCGATGATGAGACACTCGATAAGATCGCGAAAGAGGCCCTATTCGAGACCTACGGAAATTTTAACTGGACCCATCGCTTCAAACGGGAAATTGGCAAAAGCGACAAGGCAGATACCATAATAGGCCTCGAAACGCTCATTTGCGAAGAAGGGGATCATGTTGATGGGCTTTTGCTGATCAACAATGGTTTTGCGCGGGTCAGTCAACGAGTGGATCATGGAGAAAGGACAATTGGGCACCTTTCAAAAAATGATTTCTTCGGCTTGGATGATATCTTTGTAGCCAACAAGGGAGGCGGAACGTCACTTCGTAGCAGCTTGCGTGCAATTGGGTATGTCGATGTCATACGCATCCCGACTTACCTGGTACACGAACATATTCTCCCAGGATTGAATGCCGGCTTTTTGCGCCTTTCTGATGTTGATGGGGGATCAGTCGAACGTGAAGAACTGAAGCAAGGCATGATGGATTTTCTTGTCGATCACCGCTTCATCAACGGTGAACAGGCGATGGTTATCAATCTGGATCGCTGCGTTGGTTGCGATGATTGTGTCCGCGCTTGTGCGGTTGCGCATGACAATAATCCCAGGTTCGTTCGTGCCGGGCCTGCATATGAAAATGCTCTTGTGGCGAATGCCTGTATGCACTGTACAGATCCGGTGTGCCTAATTGGATGCCCGACTGGGGCGATACATCGCTCTTGGGACACAGGTACCGTTGTTATCAACGACAACACCTGTATCGGCTGCGCAACCTGTGCAAACTCATGTCCCTACAACAACATTCAGATGGTTGAGATACGCGGCGAAAGCGGTGATTTTCTGCTGGACCTTGAGGGCAAGACGATTGCCCGGGCGACAAAGTGTGATTTATGCAGTGACCAGTTGACGGGGCCAGCCTGTGTTCAGGCTTGTCCGCATGATGCGCTGATGCGAACCAACATTCGTGACACAGACAACCTCGTGAAGTGGCTCAGATGAGTATCTTTTTGAACAAAAAGATGCTTGCGAGTTTGACCGCAGCAGCCCTGTTGTCGGCTGTGATCTTTATTTTGAACAACGCCTACAGCATATCTCTGCGTGATGTTCAGTATTTCAATGGGTGGGTTTTGCTCACACTCATCGTGGCAATGCTGTTTCTGACTATCCGCAAAAAGCTCGTTATATTGCCGTTTGGCCGCACCAAGCATTGGCTCCAGTTGCACTATTATCTCGGCCTGATAACTCTTGTGGCGTTTTTGATCCATACCGATTTACGCTTGCCAAATGCGCCTGCTGAATGGGTTTTGTGGCTTTTGTTTTGCCTTGTTGCGGTGAGTGGCTTGTTTGGCGGACTTGTCAGCAAAGTCGTGCCCAAACGTCTTGAAGAACATGACAATCAGATATCGTTTGAGAATTTGCCATCCCTGCGTGCACAGCTGGCGGAGCAGGCAGAAGCCCTTGCAATGAGCTCACTTCAAGGGGGGGATTCCCGAAGCCTGGCAGAGCTTTATGTTGATCGGCTGCATCACTTTTTTGCAGCGCCCCGAAACATCTGGGCACATCTCAGATTGTCTGATTTGCCGCTTGCACGAATATTGGGCGAAGTGGACTCCATTCAAAGATACCTCGATGACACAGGCCAAGCTCGGCTAGATGAAATGAAATCGTTGGTGAAGGCTAAAAACGCTCTCGATTTCCATTACGCCCATGGGAGTGTTTTGAAGTTCTGGCTGTTCGTCCATGTTCCTCAAACCTATGCAATGATTGTGTTCATCCTTGTGCATGTCGCAATTGCGTACGGCTTTTCTTCGGGTATTGCGTGATATGTCAGATCGTTTCGATCCTACCCGGCAAACACAAGGCTATGCACGCCCGCAAGACCCTTGGATTTGCGGGCGTCTTGCGGAGGGGAAACCCTGCGTCCGCGGACCTGACGAGAAGGGTGGATGCCGAGGCGGATACGAATGTCAGCCATGGCTCAAAAATGACAGATGGGAATGTCGGAGGTCTCATCTGCAGGGTGGTCCCTGTGAACAAGGCCCGCTTTCAGACGGAACCTGTTGCCGGAAGATCGAGACTTGCGTACCGGTCGCAAGTGTAAGGACGCGGCGAAGCAGCATTACCAGATGGGCAATTGCATTGGCCGTAGGTTTGGTTGCTGTCATTTTGGCCGGGGGCATTGGCAATGAGTTATTGATGCCGGGGCCATTGAACTCCTCACATGCGAACTTAGGCGATTGCAAGACGTGCCATGCAGCTGTCGGGACAGGTAAGCTGGATTGGGTCCACAATCTGGTCGAAGGTGCGAGCGCTCAAAAAAACGCAAAACTCTGCATACGTTGTCATGAAGTGGGAGAAGATGCTTTTGCAGCCCACACCCATCCTGTTGCAGACCTCAGGCGTCTTACTGAGCTGAGAGTGTCTTCTGAGCCGAACACACCCTTTCCCGAAGAAAAATTCGGGGATTGGGTCCGATATTCAATTCCTGCGCCGCAATCTAGACCGGGTAAATCCGAAATCTATTGCGCGACATGTCATGAAGAACACCAAGGTTCCGCTGGCAACCTGATGGAAGTCCCCGATACGCGCTGCCAGACCTGTCATGTCAAGAAGTTCGGCAAATTCGCTCAGTCCCATCCGCAATTCACGGATTATCCGTTTACCCGGCGTACGCGCTTGATTTTTGATCATAAGTCACACTTTGCAAAGCATTTCCCGAAAACAAAAGAAACGAATGATAGAGCTATCTCCGCGCCGGGCTATTGCTCTGACTGCCATGTTCAAGGTGAAGACAAGAAATACATGGAGACCGGTTCATTCAATGCCATGTGTTCCCAATGTCATA
Proteins encoded:
- a CDS encoding Gfo/Idh/MocA family protein, with protein sequence MQSTLRLAIVGLGLVGKRHADAVALVPDVELVAVADPNESGQDAAVGMGIPCFETIHGMFKSVQLDGVILATPTLLHVEQAITCIENKCPVLVEKPIGASTKEALALVQMARARDIPLLVGHHRRHNPLIQKAKEALDGGLIGTIRAVQGTCWFYKPDHYFEAAPWRKRNGAGPVSVNLVHDIDLIRYLCGEVTAVHAVAAPSVRGFENEDVASAILEFSNGVIGTISVSDSVVAPWSWEFTSRENPQYPPIPESCYLIGGSEGSLSLPDLRLWSHLDRRQDWWTPLSSTTLTRAASDPLVNQIAHFKDVIMKKAIPLVSGQEGLRTLQVIETIQLSAKHRTRLDIQDLTASDVEAYRTVV
- a CDS encoding TRAP transporter small permease; its protein translation is MKRISTWFTCGAEGVAAAMLAAMFFTFLLQIFSRYVLVTPFGWTLELCLILWVWIVFFGNAFIVHEKDHVTFDILYLAMPRRGQKTLALIAAASIVAGMAWSFLPTWDYIDWMKIRKTTTVENPLTGKKIPLRTIFSIYLIFMIAIIIRYSWRFIDILRHGPPSGEHDIPGHDHEPPSIQHGDEAV
- a CDS encoding multiheme c-type cytochrome codes for the protein MKRYFPKRFRKIPEYLTILSLLPFFLSGSVAAGNLYSDGLSNHNFDVGAIAQLKKYLADVDAREKRQSNRDPSLILAAGENDPLLLETDEAGLESSDSQDTEDDLLLEPEAENDGLLVSDDDELLTDEDSLLADDDDDSLLESDDGLLIADDDDDDLLTVDGESATESVEGKKKEEQAAKRRSANEEHEKLFLESKYPSANTCATCHPKQYEEWSVSQHAYAQLSPIYMAMQTTINMKTSATNGDFCIRCHNPVGMNIGESLYVSNLERTPTSREGITCVACHRVNRNYGKISGRFALEEGDVFSPVYGPKGGAELARVLSKPEEYRVSQSQDDPGRSIHTEANQFFALTKPGFCGTCHDVTLFNGFRLEEAFAEYKQSPAAKRGETCQDCHMGKIQGVASGYDYGPAAVVGDVPTRNRKLTNHFFAGPDYSVIHPGIFPHNVEAAEFKTLKEWLQFNYKAGWGTDKFEDRITDSYKFPKAWESIDDRYDAREILKVQFERLAKARRLREQVLRNGFKLSDITILNNTNGKLSFSVDVSSGTDGHGVPTGFDAERLIFLEVTVKDSRGNVVFVSGDRDPNGDVRDAHSLYVHNGELKLDKNLFSLQSKFVVRLLRGGEREQVLAVNTSSDVLPFVRPERRATTIYGRPRGARKHKQNLEPGASRTAKYKVPSNKLKKGERYTVSVKLVSQMVPVNLIAAIQGAGFDYGMSPAQIAREVVKGSSVLWSRKTSVKLK
- a CDS encoding GntR family transcriptional regulator, encoding MQDDFHFIGKKMIQQTPATIGSSTYQKIKHDIIFGELEPGSKLKLEALKQRYSTSPSTLRETLSRLASEGFVEAPEQRGFRVTPVSKEDLVEIGGLRVLLECHALKLSVENGDTDWEGNLVAAHHKLHLMEQKMLAGDESEKETWKRYDWEFHLAMIQACNNANLLSLHAIMYDKYLRYQMLVLTYRGEIAAKEHKDMFEAALARDTKAACKMLESHINNGVEHTLAAMS
- the dctP gene encoding TRAP transporter substrate-binding protein DctP translates to MITYFTRRAALSAFVAAGVLAGSSAAGLAADKVQLRLATSGSETDQRSVAMRDVFGPMVAEFADYQPSYNGTIFAQGTELDAISRGNLEMSIASAQELAQFFPEFSIFTAGYVHQDAAHQVAVFNDELMDAFKQKAEEELGVKLLSVMYLGRRQVNLRQSKDELTVKTPADLAGVNLRMPGTDAWQFLGKALGASPTPMAFAEVYTALSAGAVDGQDNPLPTVVDAKFYEVTNQIILTSHLVDLNYIAINAEVFNNLTPDQQATVQKAADAAAEAGRKAQLQKEQELVAFLEEQGMAIYEPDLDAFRNQVQSMYLESEFAATWPEGVLEKINALGK